Proteins co-encoded in one Candidatus Methylomirabilota bacterium genomic window:
- a CDS encoding LLM class flavin-dependent oxidoreductase, with protein sequence MITKFSVLYVGQIELDNIGGDGTPADQRWYPNERLVEAFSTARDIAQTMDELGYYCLWTAEHHFQREGYEVFPNLILLSTWLATQTKRLKFGCAFNILPMWHPIRLAEDYAVADILTNGRVIFGVGRGYHTREVETFGAPMLDNAANKDLFEEQMEVLLKCFNEESWSHHGKHYDIPPPVPYRGYELREITCVPRPIHRPVEIWQPIASGKTLDYIATRGIKGMVTLNGERIVDQIFHAYRDAAGRAGRRLQLGQDLCWGVGFYFADSEEEAIRRLEPAHDERYKWFAPFGFVRYADEQGRPWGTPGAPARVPTLREGIAQKAWLCGPPARAIEVIKEFEAKYPGLDQMMIHWAEGIPPKEFKEQLRRFAREVMPAFRR encoded by the coding sequence GTGATCACCAAGTTCTCGGTGCTCTACGTGGGACAGATCGAGCTGGACAACATCGGCGGTGACGGCACGCCGGCCGACCAGCGGTGGTACCCGAACGAGCGGCTGGTGGAGGCGTTCTCGACGGCGCGCGACATCGCTCAGACGATGGACGAGCTGGGCTACTACTGCCTGTGGACCGCCGAGCATCACTTCCAGCGGGAAGGCTACGAGGTCTTCCCCAATCTCATCCTGCTCTCGACGTGGCTGGCGACGCAGACGAAGCGGCTCAAGTTCGGCTGCGCCTTCAACATCCTGCCGATGTGGCATCCGATCCGACTCGCCGAGGACTACGCGGTAGCCGACATCCTGACCAACGGCCGGGTGATCTTCGGCGTCGGGCGCGGCTATCACACGCGCGAGGTCGAGACCTTCGGCGCCCCCATGCTGGACAACGCCGCCAACAAGGACCTGTTCGAGGAGCAGATGGAGGTCCTCCTCAAGTGCTTCAACGAGGAGTCGTGGAGCCACCACGGCAAGCATTACGACATCCCGCCGCCGGTCCCCTACCGGGGCTACGAGCTGCGTGAGATCACCTGCGTGCCGCGGCCGATCCACCGCCCGGTGGAGATCTGGCAGCCCATCGCCAGCGGCAAGACGCTGGACTACATCGCCACCCGCGGCATCAAAGGCATGGTGACGCTCAACGGCGAGCGCATCGTCGACCAGATCTTTCACGCCTACCGCGACGCCGCCGGGCGGGCCGGGCGCCGCCTCCAGCTCGGCCAGGATCTCTGCTGGGGCGTCGGGTTCTACTTCGCCGACTCCGAGGAGGAGGCGATCCGGCGTCTCGAGCCCGCCCACGACGAGCGCTACAAGTGGTTCGCCCCCTTCGGCTTCGTGCGCTACGCCGACGAGCAGGGGCGGCCCTGGGGCACGCCCGGCGCGCCCGCCCGCGTGCCGACGCTCCGGGAGGGCATCGCCCAGAAGGCCTGGCTCTGCGGGCCGCCGGCGCGCGCCATCGAGGTCATCAAGGAGTTCGAGGCGAAATATCCCGGGCTCGATCAGATGATGATCCACTGGGCCGAGGGCATCCCCCCGAAGGAGTTCAAGGAGCAGCTGCGCCGCTTCGCGCGCGAGGTGATGCCGGCCTTTCGGCGCTGA
- a CDS encoding SDR family NAD(P)-dependent oxidoreductase, with protein MSMILGGTAVVTGAGSGIGRATAQMLATRGAAVGVVDLDEAGARETAELIAKKGGRAVAFRADVTRAAELDRAVDGAITALGPLGILVNNAGILDGYFNVDETEEAVWRRVLEIDLTGVFLGCKRALREMLPRGRGRIVNMASVAGLNGTGGGAAYVAAKHGVVGLTRQMAVAYSARGVTVNAVCPGPILTGLRQHSQQILGPGTPDMSNRGIAVSDEQVRAVVPAGRRGAVEDIAAAVCFLVSEEAAYISGHTLVVDGGWRAK; from the coding sequence ATGAGTATGATCCTTGGCGGCACGGCGGTCGTGACCGGTGCCGGCTCGGGCATCGGCCGGGCCACGGCCCAAATGCTGGCGACACGGGGAGCGGCGGTAGGCGTGGTGGACCTCGACGAGGCGGGCGCCCGGGAGACAGCCGAACTGATCGCCAAGAAAGGAGGCCGAGCGGTTGCCTTCCGGGCCGACGTAACCCGGGCGGCGGAGCTGGACCGCGCTGTGGACGGGGCCATCACCGCCCTCGGCCCACTCGGGATCCTGGTCAACAACGCCGGCATCCTCGACGGCTATTTCAACGTGGACGAGACGGAAGAAGCCGTCTGGCGGCGGGTGCTGGAGATCGATCTCACCGGCGTCTTCCTCGGCTGTAAGCGCGCGCTACGCGAGATGCTGCCGCGCGGCCGCGGACGCATCGTCAACATGGCCTCGGTGGCGGGGCTCAACGGGACCGGTGGCGGCGCCGCCTACGTGGCGGCCAAGCATGGGGTCGTGGGGCTGACCCGACAGATGGCGGTGGCCTACTCGGCGCGCGGCGTAACCGTCAACGCCGTGTGCCCGGGACCCATCCTGACCGGGCTCCGGCAGCACTCCCAACAGATTCTTGGCCCCGGCACGCCGGACATGAGTAACCGAGGCATCGCGGTCAGCGACGAGCAGGTCCGGGCGGTGGTGCCGGCGGGGCGCCGGGGGGCCGTGGAGGATATCGCCGCGGCGGTGTGCTTCCTGGTCTCCGAGGAGGCGGCCTACATCAGCGGGCACACCCTCGTAGTCGACGGTGGCTGGAGGGCGAAGTGA